A genomic window from Nicotiana sylvestris chromosome 11, ASM39365v2, whole genome shotgun sequence includes:
- the LOC104220964 gene encoding uncharacterized protein — translation MVADAVHSQIEEISEGSSSKVPEPSGSKRTPRLRGQSETEGPGSEALQRQENIPSESFGAVSLHRREFDKSRTELARCEAKLKKLMEERDNLKILYIKNKGEISDLRAELAKAGREQTELIEKGQQKGELVEQLREELKMQEEEILARSRKIEELEAKSAAEIAKAKSDAEALVSSYRVDVEASNTRAKEISVAADAATLLSDDEDSASGSESGGDEYEVPEEEVPEDVAPEDASPKDVASK, via the exons ATGGTGGCTGATGCAGTTCATTCTCAAATTGAAGAAATCTCCGAGGGGAGTTCGAGCAAAGTCCCTGAGCCATCGGGCAGCAAAAGAACACCTCGTCTTAGAGGTCAGAGTGAGACCGAGGGGCCCGGTTCCGAGGCCCTTCAAAGACAGGAAAACATCCCAAGTGAATCATTTGGG GCTGTATCGCTTCACCGACGAGAATTTGACAAATCTCGCACCGAGCTTGCCCGATGTGAAGCCAAACTAAAGAAGCTCATGGAAGAGAGGGACAACCTTAAGATCCTCTACATAAAAAACAAAGGGGAGATCAGCGATCTTCGAGCCGAGTTGGCGAAGGCTGGTCGAGAACAGACCGAGCTTATTGAAAAG GGCCAGCAAAAGGGCGAGCTAGTAGAGCAGCTTCGAGAGGAGCTCAAGATGCAAGAG GAGGAAATCCTTGCCCGAAGTCGCAAAATCGAGGAGCTCGAAGCTAAATCTGCCGCTGAAATTGCAAAGGCCAAATCTGATGCAGAGGCATTGGTGTCTTCATATCGAGTTGACGTTGAAGCCTCTAACACTCGGGCAAAAGAGATCTCCGTTGCGGCCGAT GCTGCCACTTTGCTCTCTGATGATGAGGATTCAGCTAGTGGCTCCGAGAGTGGAGGAGATGAATATGAAGTCCCCGAGGAGGAGGTTCCCGAAGATGTGGCTCCCGAAGATGCATCTCCCAAGGATGTGGCCTCGAAGTAG